One window of Pseudacidobacterium ailaaui genomic DNA carries:
- the rbsK gene encoding ribokinase, translating into MSLGQEETGWIAVVGSINMDLVASVERIPAAGETVRGWGFQTHPGGKGANQAVAAARLGGRVRMLGKVGRDAAGELLLARLQDTGVDLACVAREDGPTGVALISVQPEGENSIVVVPGANAALTPEFVDAHRETVLGAAMVLVQLEVPIATVEHLAVLCGQHGVPLVLDPAPAQRLPEEVFRHLLWFTPNETEAAFYLGEQTITDAEQAARRLLSLGMKGVALKLGARGVVLATQDGTMERLPAFEVEAVDTTAAGDTWNGGFAVGLTSGWSVKEAGRFAAAAAAISVTRRGAQPSMPTREEVERLLQRQGHLPL; encoded by the coding sequence ATGAGCCTTGGGCAGGAAGAGACCGGATGGATTGCCGTGGTGGGCAGCATCAATATGGACCTGGTGGCAAGCGTGGAGCGGATTCCGGCTGCGGGCGAGACGGTCCGCGGTTGGGGCTTTCAGACGCATCCCGGTGGTAAGGGGGCCAACCAGGCGGTTGCCGCTGCGCGTCTGGGCGGGCGGGTGCGAATGCTGGGCAAGGTGGGCAGGGACGCGGCTGGGGAGCTGCTGCTGGCCAGGCTCCAGGACACAGGCGTGGACCTTGCCTGCGTTGCTCGCGAAGACGGCCCGACGGGAGTGGCATTGATCTCGGTCCAGCCGGAGGGAGAGAACAGCATTGTGGTCGTGCCGGGCGCGAATGCGGCCCTTACCCCGGAATTTGTGGACGCTCATCGGGAAACGGTCCTGGGTGCGGCGATGGTGCTGGTGCAGCTTGAAGTGCCCATCGCCACGGTGGAACATCTGGCAGTGCTCTGCGGACAACATGGCGTTCCGCTGGTGCTGGACCCGGCCCCCGCGCAGAGGCTGCCGGAAGAGGTCTTCCGCCATCTGCTCTGGTTTACTCCCAATGAGACGGAGGCGGCATTCTATTTGGGCGAACAGACGATCACGGATGCGGAGCAGGCGGCGCGGAGACTGCTGTCCCTGGGGATGAAGGGCGTGGCGCTGAAGCTGGGGGCGCGGGGCGTCGTGCTGGCGACCCAGGATGGAACGATGGAAAGGTTGCCGGCCTTTGAGGTGGAGGCCGTGGATACGACCGCGGCGGGAGATACATGGAATGGTGGATTTGCCGTGGGACTGACCTCTGGGTGGAGCGTGAAAGAGGCAGGGCGCTTTGCGGCGGCGGCAGCAGCCATCTCGGTCACGCGGCGCGGAGCACAACCCTCGATGCCGACCCGGGAGGAGGTAGAGCGGCTGCTACAGAGGCAGGGGCATCTTCCTTTGTGA
- a CDS encoding response regulator, translating into MRPRKVILCVDDNEQALSVRKFMLETRGYRVVTALSAEEALELFRAGGIDLVLSDLIMPQMDGNEMVRRMKDIAPEVPMVLLSGTVKAFDRASHADAFLPKGACTPLEMLERIRIMIARKRGPKRATPRPFYQPQTALSSIA; encoded by the coding sequence ATGAGGCCCAGAAAAGTAATTCTTTGCGTTGATGATAATGAACAGGCCCTGTCCGTTCGCAAATTTATGCTGGAAACACGTGGCTATCGTGTTGTCACGGCGCTGAGTGCTGAGGAAGCGCTTGAGCTCTTCCGCGCCGGTGGAATTGACCTGGTGCTGAGCGACCTGATCATGCCGCAAATGGACGGCAATGAGATGGTCCGGCGCATGAAAGACATCGCCCCTGAGGTTCCCATGGTGCTGCTGAGCGGCACCGTCAAGGCCTTCGACCGCGCCAGCCACGCCGACGCCTTCCTGCCCAAAGGCGCCTGCACGCCGCTGGAAATGCTGGAGCGCATTCGCATCATGATTGCGCGGAAGCGCGGTCCAAAGCGCGCCACGCCACGGCCCTTCTATCAGCCGCAGACGGCCCTCTCCTCGATCGCATAA